In Trichomycterus rosablanca isolate fTriRos1 chromosome 2, fTriRos1.hap1, whole genome shotgun sequence, the genomic window CCTGAAGGAAACTTAcacagacatgtggagaacatgtgaaATGTCTTCCAAACAATAAGTAATGTGAGGATTAAGTCTAGGTCCCCCAATTCCTATGTTGCAgtgcacccactctaccagctgtgccaccatgctgaTGTTAATTACCCGAGCATGATTCTGATCAGGAAAGTAGTcataaataaagagaaataaacGAAGGAATAAAATAATAGTTGATAGGATACATTCTGGACCTGGTGCAAATGCATAGCAGGGTAGTCACTCAAGTCACATCTGAGGAAATTTAGAGCAGTCAATTTACCTCCCATATTTCGGGGGGTAGAAGGTAATtaaagtacctgaaggaaacccacaccgacATGTGTCACATTCACTGACCGACGGCGAAGATCCACATAGATGCCACCATACTGCAGTCAAAAACAAACCCTGATTGACCAGGAAAAGCAGTTATTTAAGACGAATGAACCAATAATAAATTTAGTAAATAACCGccgctttatatatatatatatatatatatatatatatatatatatatatatatatatatatatatatatatatatatatatatatatatatatatatatattaggtgACTTGCGCTATCTAGTGGTCATTTGCCTTACTGATGAATAGACGTGTTTTATAAATGTAGCATTTGTAGCATACAGCATTTGGCGCATTTAAGTACCTTTTATAAAGTATATTTGCCACGTTTAAAAAATCTTGATTcgaatacaaaaaatacaaaatatcttAAATATGTCAAACATTAGAATATAATCTTGCTACTGCTATATACAGGGCTGGATCCTAAACAACTCCTGACTCCCTGCAGAGGTGCACTACAGAGAAAGTAAACTGATGGCGCAcaaaccctacatagtgcactacattttTAATTTAGGATACAGCACAGCGTGTAGTAAGCGTAGGCGGCTCGGCTCAGAGTTCATATAAGGAAAGATGGCAGCGTCCAGAGGAGGTGTTGTGCTAAAGGCGGTGAAGAAAATAGTCGTACAGTTTTGTCCGTTTGAATCCAATGTTCGCTCAACACGGTATGATAATTTATTCTGTAAGACAAGCTTGAAATTTAGGTGGAAAAATATGCTGGCTAGAAGAATGTGGCTTTCATTTAGAAACGTGTCATCCAGCAACAGTTAGCCAGTTAGCTAATAACCGAGTGTCGGTACAGGCAGACTAATATTTGCTGAGCTGATAACCTACTTCACAGTGTTCCGTGCATTTGGCATGTATCTTTAGATATCATATTAACCATATCCAGGTCAATACATTATAAACTGTGTCTCATCCTCTTGCATGAAGCTCAGTGATGAAATCTATTAAAGTCCTGTCACCTCTACTTGTGCGTAACTTAGTTacatcattcattatttaataaaatatgttttttgaTTGAAGGTGGTTTTGTAACGTATGCAAATGTATACAAATAAGGTTTATTGTGTTTAAGATGCACCCATTCATGCAAAAAAGTTTTTGGCAGTTAGCTGATGCTGGAATTTAAATGATTGTTCAGTTTTAAAGACATACTTAGGAATAAAATTTCTACGCTAGAGACTGTTGTGATAGTTTATTCAAGCAAAACACTACACAATGCTTCTAGAGAATAAATAACTAGAAATTGAGATTAAATCAACCAATTCtgaatataaaaacatattttaacaaTGAGTTTCCTAAAATTGTGACGTTGTTTTGATGACTATAAGAAAAGCTACATAATAGATTACTCTGATTAAAGGACCATAATGTCTGCTATTTGTGtttccaaaaataaatgaaataaataaatgcatacatCGTATAATCTGTATGAGTACATATGATACACTATTTTgttaaatgtatgtggacaacaGACCACTaggttgttggacatcccattccaaaaccatgggtaaTAATAGGGGCCCCCTTCCCCTTGTGGTCTTAATTGTCTCCACTGTACTAGAAAAGCTTGTcttaagattttgaagtgtacAGGACTTAGACTGTTGGCATCATATAAAGTCTTGTAATTTTATAAACCTTTATACAACCGTTGACACTTGTCCCCAGTAATTATCAGGGGTGCCCACATACTTTAAATCATATAGTATGTTATATGTCTCTAAACAAGTAGAGGACAGGTTAGACAGTATTACTGGCTTCAGGTAGGATTTGGTGATAAAATATTGATATTatgatcatttattttcttactaGTTACTTACTAGTCTTATTAGTGTAATTTACTGACAACAATCCAAAGGTGTAAATTTCAGATTACTGATGCACCCTCTGCGCAAATGGTACTCTTAATGATTGTACCTTTATTTGCATTGGTGGAAATGAAACTTTTTTCTGACCGTTTAGCCTTGAATTGGCTGCATGACACAAAACAATTTCCTCTTTACCCCAATTGCTTTCTCATGATCGCATCATTTGAAACCACTACAGAAAATGCATTTGGTTGCTATTTTTTCTTCTGACAAATCAAATGTGGTATCTGTGGCATGGGCtccagataaataataataataaaaaaagatgatCTCACCATCTCTTCCCCTTTCTTAAATACTAATTGCATATTAGCAATCAGAAAAACAATCTACACACAGTAGTATTTCTCTCTGATTGCTGGCACACTGCTAATATCAAATTATTGATTAtgaatattttttaaagcaatAACTACACACAAACCCTGTTTCCAGAAAGGTTGAGAATTTTTTAAGTGTATTGCTTAAATTGTGCATAACTAGCTATTTATTCTGCCCCCTGTCAGCTATTTGGAAATCTGCTCAAAATTCATATCAGGAAAGAATTACTTCCTTGTGGTAAACAGCTTTAATTCAAAAATTGACGTATTtgctaaataaattaataaccagccttattgtgtttaatatacttacactcactgagcactttattataaacacatttctggttcatgtatgattattttattagctaCACCTACAATACAGATGAACTGTAATTGtgtgtatacagttactgactgtagcccatatttagctttttacactttgttttccATTTGTACACCATTTATAAATTGTAATGTCCATAGACCAGATGATGTATGGGTGTTGGCCCATTCTCATCAcggcaatgacactaacattgaaatgacattttaatgtgtgttgagctggtataaCAGTTGCAGCAGTGCAGTTAGAATATTTAAACTTTCTGGTTCTTTATTATATGTGATTAGTTTCTTTATATCACACCTACCAGACAAATTTAATCTGtctggtaggtgtagcttataaaacaaTCAACAAATCTACATACCAGATAGATgcacctaataaagtgctcagagTGTAAATATACAACTTTCAGTCATGCGACCATATTTTCAATCTTAATGTCCTTTACAGAGATTTTCTGGCTTTGGTGGGATCTGAAAAAGCCAAGTCTACTAATATGAACTGTGAAGTGACAACAGAAGTGAAACACGACCGGTCAGAACCAGTGGTTGACATCACATTCAGTAAGTGATTAGTCATGAATTTCTGTCATGTGCGCTTTCACAGACTTTTTTTCTGATGAACTATAAGTGTGTTTCTAGGCTTCTATAGCCTAATAAATGAAAGGTCAGAAAACTATGTGATGCCTCTGAACTTTTAATGaatgtatttcttttaatttgcagTGGACGGGGAAAGGTTAGTGATGAAAGGAGCCAGACTGACGAGCCAAGAGATGCTTTCTGCCCTACAGACACGCTGCATTGCTAAAGATCCACAGTCTAAAGTAGCTGGGAAGAAGTAGTTGTGTttttgaatgtatttatttattatttttgcagtacattaaactgatatatttaatacCGTCTCTGtcttttacattattaattatcattcagtccataacatttaaacacattataaTCAGGTCTTGAAAAGGCAGAATTGGGTagaaaaatgcataatttaCCCTGTTTTTTTGAATAATGTTTCCTAATAACATAAATTTTCATTCAGACATGTTCATTACATTACTcattttctgtttcttttttttacggtttatcactgctttattctagTCAGGGTTGTGGTAGGACAGGCATCCCAGGAATGACTGTAACACACCAGACAGAACACCAATGCATGTCATCCTCCCTCCACacatccaatcatgtctgtatgtagatgcacCACTGAggaatttgaaccctggatcccagctgtaGTGAAGCTACTgcactttaccgctgcgccacctgagtacCTTTCTCTTTCCTTTAGTATAAGGTCATGATGAGCACTATGGGGTCGGAACATGTTGCATGCCTTTGCTGTGAAAAGAGTAATTTGGGATTGTGCTTATGTTGTGTGGAACATGACTATAGTAAATTATAGTAAATTGcagtaattaaatgaataaatcaattTGGAAACTTAACACATCACAAAATTATTGTACTAATAATTACTAATACAACATGCAGTTCTACCACTCTGGCCATGCGAAATGACATGCTTGGAAATAAAGGTAACTTTAAttttgggtttgtttttttaaaatagtAAGAAGAATTTTCCTAAGCTCCTAAATTAAACTAATAGAAATGACAATGAACTGTTAAACTAAAACTACAGTGATAACTTGAaaccctaaacttaaaatcaaAATCGACGCCCTTTGTCGactttaaactcaatgtttaccttaaactcacttaaaaaaaagtatttatttaatttcaaattaacagtgaACACCCGCTTTGTTCAGTGTTTCGCTTAAGCAGTGCAGTAAGaagtcatcaaagtgcgcatatgagttGAATCTACATTTCTgtgaaataactgtcaaatcccctctgaaagcttcacatgtatctgtgttttttttttggattttccttctgtttcacttttaaacttgtgttacagctcggggttgtGAGAATTTGTaagaatctgtttttttttttagttgaaAATGCTTAttgaaaaaagcttaacgtgactcaatgtattaaaatgaagacacagaaacactaacttcttaattattactgctcataagttctctccactaatgaaattcctcacttgttttagtacaataagtcacgttaagctttgtgcaacagttattaatttttttttactgtttccaattgtatttcagtgtttttatattatatttgtgttattttcggtgtataagtgtaaaaaaaacctccattattttacattagcctaaaatatatgcagttccacaggaccaatgaacacattaacaggtttcccatacatccttatgggaaaaaataccttgaaactccttTAAATGCCTTTAAAACTAAACACCACTCAGAACCAActaacattgagtttcaaggtaccactgaacTAAATTAATGGTgatgtttcagcttttagcaAAACAAAGATTTATCTTTTAGACTGACAACAGTGCTGTGCTGTAGACCTTTAGATGATTGTTGTAGCCAAATACACTCATTAGAAGAGTTGTCAAAATACTTTTTGGTTTCACAGTGTATCCTTAATAAATGCCAAGGTGGTATAGGTAATTCAGGTGGATTGGCTTTTCTGAATTGCCTTAATAATGCAGCAGTGTTAGGCTCTGAACCCAGTGCAACTCTAAATCTAAATTGAAACAGTTACTGcagtgcattatttatttaaaagataTTCATATATTAACTCCTGTTTATTACagacattaaaagtaagtcaTTACATTTCCTGCAGAAGATTATTAATCGTCTAAATGATCTGTATTGATACGGTAGCTCTGTGGTTGTGGAAGTGTGTAGATTATCTGGGATGTTTCTCGTGTGAACCTTTACCTCATTCTGTGACTGAGAGAACAGGGAGCATCTCGCTCTCTGATTGGTCCGCTGTGGGTGCGCGTGCTGCAGAATGAGTATATAAGCGTGGAAGTTTGATAAGGGAGTGCAGTGCACTGTTGGATACCGTGCGGAGTTTAGTTCTGTTAGTAAACTGTACACAGGAAATTCTACACTGCAAACATGGTGGAGAAATTTGTAGGAACATGGAAGATGGTGTCCAGCGAGAATTTTGACGAGTACATGAAGGCTCTGGGTATGTGCAcacattatacatttaatattcagcTTGTGTTGATGCTCATGCATCAGATTTTCTTTCTACTGAGTCTGACTGCAAATTAGGACTAGTCCAGCTACATTTCACCCAAACTTGTAAACTACAGGGAATGTGTACCTAGTGTGTAAAGTgtttaaaatcctaaataaaaatacttatgGAACctagtcatttaaaaaatatatatacatatatattttattacgtTTTTACATGttcatagtattattattgttattaatatgaaCTGTTAAATCTACACGAAattcctttaaaaaaataactcaatgttaacattattaatataaatatattagtaataataatgtgtagTTATAGAAACTACAATACTTATACTAACAttcatgttattaaaatatatttaataaaattagagtaaaacaataataaaagtaataataattattaatatattaatacataattgtatggttattattatattattattattaataatgcttATTAACAATATTTTTCGCTTATTTTCACTTACAATATTTCaaagtgttttacactttattatagagataatatatatataatttaaaacatttatgtatttattaatttttttaggtGTGGGTTTTGCCACTCGTCAGGTTGGAAACAGGACCAAACCCAACTTTAGCCTCACTGTGGAAGACCAGGGAATGATCTGCATGAAATCGCAGAGTACCTTTAAAACCACCGAGGTCAAATTCAAGCTGAATGACCCTTTTGAGGAGACCACCGCTGATGATAGAAAGACCACGGTTAGTGTCTTGTGACTGGTTTTAACTAGCTGCAGCTCAGATGAAGGCAATAGACTTAGAGAAGTGCATCTTTCTTTGTGCAGACCGTGGTGAGCCTGGAGAGTGGAAAACTGATACAGAAACAGACCTGGGATGGCAAGGAGACGACACTAGAGAGAGAAATAACTGATGGAAAATTAATAGCGGTGAGTATTTTAAAGTTAATTATGTTTGGCTATATTAGTAAGCAGCATTATATTAAGTAAAGAAATAACCTGGGAAAGATAAGAAGTGGAAATCACACAAAATAAGCAGTTTTTAATCACACAGTTAGATAAACAGGTAATCACAACTGTTTTATCCAGGTCAGATTTGTGGCAGGTCTGGTTTCACCGGGAAACACTTGGCACAAGGCAGTCAGGCCAGGTCCGatttgtttgtatagcagttttTCCAGTGGATGTTGTCCCATAGCAGCTTTATAGATTTCAGAGACAAAAACTCCTGTTGGGAAGACACCTTAAGAGGAAATCTCTGGACAGGGAGCCAATTCAGCGTGCCAACCCACCCCCTTCTTTTTTCCTTATTTTTGTTGCACTTAATAAATGTgagtaataaaattattttgtcaTAATACTTTCTTTGATTTCTTTGCTTCTCTGCAGACATGCAAGATGGGAGATGTGGTGGCAGTGAGGACATATGTAAAAGAGTAACATGGAAATCATCTACACTGATTTAAAGACACCGGCTCAGTTCAATGAGCAGTAATGCCGAAGAGTcctattcattttctttttttttgttttgtttttggacACCAAAGTCAGTGTAtgcactgtattttaaaatgcattaaaatgaattGTTGTGGTGCTTTAAATAAAGATGTGATTTGATCAAACTTCAGCAATGCTTATTGATTTATAGCCTATATGTTAGGATAATACAAATGGGTAAAAAATATGTAGATTTTTGTATCCCATAATTTTGGAGAAAATAATATATatgcattaatattttatatttgcatTAATAACTTATATGTTATCTCAAAATAATCtgggttttaattgttttagaaTGATACAAATTATTAGATATTTGACATTTACCATATATCTTTGGGTTTTGGAATAGTGTAtgcaacatatacatttttaatttgtacaCAATGAACTGCGCCCTGTCATTTTGGAGAAACTGGAACCAcagtaaccctgaccaggataaactggtggtaaaacaataaaatgtattaattatatacatttaaataggaTAACAAATGTGATACCAATTATTTCACAACACAAACCTTTAGGTGGCACAAGTACATATTCATTACTATGTTTAAACTTATTTGCAATATAtagcctaaagtatgtggacaccttgtaACCGTTGTCCCTCCAGTTACAGGTATGTTAAGTTGTAATACTAGCTCCTGCCACCAAGAGCAGTAATGAGCTAGCAAATGCTTAGTTAGAGTGGAGATGAGGAAGAACAGTCAGCCAGTGGAAGCATGCAAACAAACTTGGTTTGTCTCTCACATAAAGTCCTTTTTTTGGGAAAACACTGTGTTTTCAAGCTCAATGGAAGTACAATGGAAGTTTTGATGCATATGTGTACTCTGTTCTCTTTGTGAATGAAAGGGGGTTgggtatgtatttattaatctgGGGGATTGGTCTACTGTTTGGAGGCCTAGTATCAGAGGGTGATTATGAACTGATTGTGTGCTTATTTTTCATGTTTAGAAGGACTTCTTCCTTTTACTGCCTTCTTTCTGTGGGTCATGATTAATGCTCCATGAGCTGGGTAAAAAGTCAGGTGTGGGATTACACTGTGGGAACCAACTGGGATTACTGCTGGGATTAAGGTTCGGGCATACCACCTGGAGTCCACCATCATCCAACTCCTTCATCTGCCACCTTCAGCTGATTTTCCTCCCCTCAACCACATGATGCTACGGACTGGTAACTCATGGCTCTGACAGATCGGTGAGGCGatctgttttgttgttttatagAGACTCTTTGGAATGGAagaaacttgttggacatccctttTAAAAACCATAATCTAGTGGCTATAACAGCTGTCACTTTTTTGAGAGagctttccacaatattttgaagtgtgtatgaGGGAATATGTGCCCATTGCATATTCAGTCATATTCAGTCTTGAATGAAATGAATGGACTGGCTtacaattaaaaaagtaagtTTCACTGGTGTTCATTAAGATTGGTCATGGCTCTATGCTGCctactggagtttctccacgtcagctcattacatttacatttacatttttggcatttagcagacgcttttacgctgtgacagtatacagtctaagaaaTTAAGggtcttactcaagggcccaacagtgacaacgtggcagtggtggggcttgaaccagtgaccttttggttattagtccagtaccttaaccgctaggctacacagCCCTAAAAATTTCTTTATGGTGTCTTTTTGATTCTTGCTTTCTGCATGGTGTACATAAAATATATactaaaacatatatatatatatatatatatatatatatatatatatatatatatatacaggggttggacaaaataactgaaacacctgtcattttagtgtgggaggtttcatggctaaattggaccagtctggtggccaatcttcattaattgcacattgcaccagtaagagcagagtgtgaaggttcaattagcagggtaagagcacagttttgctcaaaatattgcaatgcacacaacattatgggtgacataccagagttcaaaagaggacaaattgttggtgcacgtcttgctggcgcatctgtgaccaagagagcaagtctttgtgatgta contains:
- the mrpl53 gene encoding 39S ribosomal protein L53, mitochondrial — encoded protein: MAASRGGVVLKAVKKIVVQFCPFESNVRSTRDFLALVGSEKAKSTNMNCEVTTEVKHDRSEPVVDITFMDGERLVMKGARLTSQEMLSALQTRCIAKDPQSKVAGKK
- the fabp4a gene encoding fatty acid binding protein 4a, with the protein product MVEKFVGTWKMVSSENFDEYMKALGVGFATRQVGNRTKPNFSLTVEDQGMICMKSQSTFKTTEVKFKLNDPFEETTADDRKTTTVVSLESGKLIQKQTWDGKETTLEREITDGKLIATCKMGDVVAVRTYVKE